From the Bacteroidia bacterium genome, one window contains:
- the hypD gene encoding hydrogenase formation protein HypD, with protein sequence MSVLASFRDSSRAAPLLERIRARETGPVALMEFCGGHTVAIFRSGIRSVLPEHIRMLSGPGCPVCVTSNMDLDRAAALAKLPGVILTTYGDMLKVPGSRESLAQVRAQGYPVEIVYSTLDALRLAGQHPDKQIVFFAIGFETTAPAAAAAVLQARARGLKNFSICSVMKLTIPGARALLDMGEVRVQGVIGPGHVSSIIGADAWRFLPDVYRVPVAISGFEPLDILASIDALLAMLEKGNADLANLYSRIVKPGGNTKAWGAVTEVFETCASSWRGFGNIPDSGLALRPQYAEYDAEHRFPIDIPDSVEHPACRCGEVLRGVIEPVDCKVFGTACTPEQPLGPCMVSSEGSCAAYYNFHQSTHTKTRHATEQ encoded by the coding sequence ATGAGTGTGCTCGCCTCTTTTCGCGACAGCAGTCGTGCCGCACCCCTGCTTGAACGCATCCGTGCACGCGAGACTGGCCCCGTTGCACTGATGGAATTCTGCGGCGGTCACACGGTCGCCATTTTTCGCAGCGGGATTCGCTCCGTCCTCCCGGAACACATCCGAATGCTCTCCGGCCCGGGATGTCCCGTATGCGTGACCTCGAACATGGATCTCGACCGAGCCGCAGCGCTGGCGAAACTTCCCGGTGTGATACTCACCACCTACGGTGATATGTTGAAAGTGCCTGGCAGCCGTGAATCTCTGGCGCAGGTGCGCGCGCAGGGCTACCCTGTCGAAATCGTGTACTCCACTCTGGACGCGCTGCGTCTCGCGGGGCAGCATCCCGATAAGCAGATCGTTTTTTTTGCCATTGGCTTTGAGACGACCGCTCCCGCCGCCGCCGCCGCCGTGCTGCAGGCACGCGCACGCGGACTGAAGAATTTTTCAATCTGTTCCGTCATGAAGCTCACCATCCCGGGTGCCCGTGCGCTTCTGGATATGGGAGAAGTGAGAGTACAGGGTGTGATCGGCCCCGGACATGTTTCGTCCATTATCGGCGCGGATGCCTGGCGCTTTCTGCCCGATGTCTACCGGGTTCCTGTGGCCATTAGCGGTTTTGAGCCACTGGATATTCTCGCCTCCATCGATGCGCTGCTCGCCATGCTGGAGAAGGGAAATGCCGATCTGGCGAATCTCTACAGCCGCATCGTCAAGCCCGGCGGAAACACGAAGGCTTGGGGCGCGGTAACGGAGGTCTTCGAAACCTGCGCTTCCTCCTGGCGCGGCTTCGGCAACATCCCGGACAGTGGACTGGCGCTCAGACCGCAGTATGCGGAATACGACGCTGAGCACCGTTTCCCCATCGACATCCCCGACAGCGTTGAACATCCTGCATGCCGCTGCGGAGAAGTGCTCCGCGGCGTGATCGAACCAGTGGACTGCAAAGTGTTCGGGACAGCCTGCACTCCGGAGCAGCCCCTCGGTCCCTGCATGGTGTCCAGCGAAGGAAGCTGCGCGGCCTACTACAATTTTCACCAGTCTACGCATACCAAGACACGGCACGCGACAGAGCAATGA
- the hypE gene encoding hydrogenase expression/formation protein HypE, with product MKHTHILLAHGSGGAMMHDLINDLFLPAFDNAELRKGNDQAVFEKQDGRLAFTTDSYVVQPLFFPGGCIGDLAVHGTINDLAVGGAMPLGLSVGMIIEEGLEIDTLRRIVQAMHTAARDAGVPIVTGDTKVVERGGCDKLFINTAGIGVIPDGVHIDGGSARPGDAILLSGRIGEHGIAVMSERRGVRFSTPVVTDSKPLHRLVQRMLAVCPDIRVMRDPTRGGLGATLNEIASQSTVGIEINEEALPITAEVQGACDLLGLDPLYLANEGALVAFVPETCADALLHAMRAMPEGEYACHIGNTIADMPGLVRMKTGIGGTRVIAMPSGEMLPRIC from the coding sequence ATGAAGCACACACACATTCTCCTCGCTCATGGCAGCGGCGGCGCCATGATGCACGATCTGATCAACGACCTCTTTCTCCCCGCTTTCGACAACGCCGAACTGCGCAAAGGTAACGATCAGGCAGTCTTCGAAAAACAGGACGGACGACTTGCGTTCACCACGGATTCCTATGTCGTTCAGCCGCTGTTCTTTCCCGGTGGCTGCATCGGGGATCTCGCCGTACATGGCACTATCAACGACCTCGCTGTGGGCGGGGCAATGCCTCTAGGCCTCAGCGTCGGTATGATCATCGAGGAAGGGCTGGAGATCGATACTCTCAGACGTATCGTACAGGCCATGCACACTGCGGCACGGGACGCCGGGGTTCCTATTGTCACCGGTGACACCAAAGTGGTCGAACGTGGCGGGTGCGACAAGCTGTTCATCAATACAGCCGGTATCGGCGTCATCCCCGACGGCGTACACATCGACGGCGGTAGCGCCAGGCCGGGTGACGCCATCCTGTTGTCCGGGCGCATCGGCGAGCATGGAATCGCGGTCATGTCCGAACGCCGCGGTGTGCGCTTCTCCACTCCGGTTGTGACGGACAGTAAGCCATTGCATCGTCTGGTGCAGCGTATGCTTGCTGTCTGTCCCGACATCCGCGTCATGCGCGATCCAACACGCGGTGGACTCGGAGCAACACTGAACGAGATTGCGTCTCAATCTACTGTGGGTATTGAGATCAATGAAGAAGCACTACCCATCACTGCCGAAGTACAGGGTGCCTGCGACCTGCTGGGACTCGATCCGCTCTACCTCGCCAACGAGGGCGCCCTGGTGGCCTTTGTACCCGAGACCTGCGCCGACGCTCTGCTCCACGCGATGCGTGCCATGCCTGAAGGTGAATACGCTTGCCATATCGGCAACACTATCGCAGACATGCCCGGATTGGTACGAATGAAAACCGGAATCGGCGGTACACGGGTTATTGCTATGCCATCAGGAGAGATGCTGCCGCGAATTTGTTGA
- a CDS encoding PBP1A family penicillin-binding protein: MVVRIAFVLLSCLLFTPPLHGQALPPIQLSYASTVFAGDGTLLAYYGSERRVELPSTGSVSKWVIRCLLATEDRDFYNHDGVSLKGLGRAVLETLSGNTQGGSTLTMQLARNLFLTHERSVSRKVKEIELARQLEKKFSKDELLLLYLNTVYFGNGAYGIWAAAREYFQKDPADLNMTQAATLVGLVQAPSRYNPAKHPDRALRRRNEVLHNLVEVKRISKQEFEQARREGLGLNLREETATHFAEYVRREATAILSQQGRSLQNGQYRIFTTLDPTLQKIAERSVSAQWSELPSAMKEAQVGLVTISVGNAAILSMVGGNPASNGRDLNHVSQIRRQPGSSFKPFLYAGLLEEGYTLATPIDDVPIVVDSGMGWEWRPSNDDGSYTGAPVPMIHGIQHSLNLVAAHAMTRLTTPTRVAQFAARCGISSELREYPSLALGTSEVSPLEMAAGFSVFAAGGLRAAPFAISRIEDAQKRVLFRARPDTATVLDSATAFLMTTALQAAVDSGTGRSVRRFYDGPAAGKTGTTQQSTDAWFVGYTPRYATAVWVGFDNPARKLTGAFRYGGGVCAPIWGRMMAAADRVHPPADTTFSTPGEITVMPLCRQSGMLADEDCPETVLCPVNAAMLPGVCNEHGGWLFGW; this comes from the coding sequence ATGGTCGTCCGAATCGCTTTCGTCTTACTGAGTTGCCTTCTCTTCACGCCGCCGTTACACGGTCAGGCACTGCCGCCGATTCAACTATCGTATGCTTCCACAGTGTTCGCAGGGGACGGTACGTTGCTCGCCTATTATGGTTCCGAGCGGCGTGTGGAATTACCAAGTACGGGCTCTGTGTCAAAATGGGTCATCCGCTGTCTGCTGGCGACCGAGGACAGGGACTTCTACAATCACGACGGAGTCTCTCTCAAAGGTCTCGGTCGCGCCGTACTTGAAACGCTTTCCGGCAACACGCAGGGCGGAAGCACCCTTACCATGCAATTGGCGAGGAATCTGTTTCTTACTCATGAGCGTAGCGTCAGCAGAAAAGTGAAAGAAATCGAGCTTGCGCGTCAGCTCGAGAAAAAATTCAGCAAGGATGAGTTGCTGCTCCTCTACCTCAATACCGTGTATTTCGGTAATGGCGCGTACGGCATCTGGGCTGCAGCCCGCGAATATTTTCAGAAAGATCCCGCCGATCTCAACATGACACAAGCCGCGACACTGGTCGGGCTTGTGCAGGCTCCCTCCCGATATAATCCCGCGAAGCATCCGGATCGAGCACTGCGACGCAGAAACGAGGTATTGCACAACCTGGTTGAAGTCAAGCGCATTTCAAAGCAGGAATTCGAACAAGCGAGAAGGGAAGGCCTCGGACTGAATCTTCGCGAGGAGACAGCCACGCACTTTGCCGAATATGTGCGTCGCGAAGCGACAGCCATCCTTTCTCAGCAAGGCAGGAGTTTGCAGAACGGGCAGTACAGAATTTTTACCACACTGGATCCGACGTTACAGAAAATTGCGGAACGTTCGGTGTCAGCGCAATGGAGTGAACTGCCTTCAGCGATGAAGGAAGCCCAGGTCGGTTTGGTGACGATCTCCGTGGGGAATGCGGCCATACTTTCCATGGTGGGCGGTAATCCCGCTTCAAACGGTCGCGATCTCAATCATGTATCACAGATCAGGAGACAGCCCGGCTCCTCGTTTAAACCATTTCTCTACGCGGGACTTTTGGAGGAAGGATACACATTGGCCACGCCGATAGATGATGTTCCCATCGTCGTGGATTCGGGAATGGGGTGGGAATGGCGACCATCCAACGATGACGGGAGTTATACCGGAGCGCCCGTACCGATGATTCATGGAATACAGCATTCGCTGAATCTCGTGGCCGCTCATGCCATGACCCGGCTCACAACGCCTACCCGAGTCGCCCAGTTCGCAGCCCGCTGTGGTATATCTTCCGAGTTACGGGAATATCCATCGCTGGCGCTCGGGACGAGCGAGGTGTCTCCTCTCGAAATGGCAGCCGGCTTTTCGGTGTTCGCCGCGGGTGGGCTTCGGGCAGCGCCGTTCGCCATCTCGCGTATCGAGGATGCGCAAAAGCGAGTTCTGTTTCGGGCGCGACCCGACACTGCCACAGTCCTGGATTCCGCAACGGCATTTCTCATGACCACCGCGTTGCAAGCGGCGGTGGACAGTGGCACCGGCAGATCGGTACGAAGATTTTACGATGGACCCGCTGCCGGGAAAACGGGCACCACACAGCAATCCACCGATGCCTGGTTTGTCGGATACACTCCCCGTTATGCGACGGCAGTGTGGGTGGGCTTCGACAATCCGGCGCGTAAGCTCACCGGCGCATTTCGTTACGGCGGCGGTGTGTGTGCGCCGATCTGGGGCAGGATGATGGCGGCTGCCGACCGTGTGCATCCTCCGGCGGATACAACGTTCAGCACGCCGGGCGAGATCACGGTGATGCCGCTCTGCCGGCAGAGCGGCATGCTTGCCGACGAGGATTGTCCGGAAACCGTTCTCTGCCCGGTGAATGCGGCTATGTTGCCCGGTGTGTGCAACGAGCACGGCGGCTGGTTATTCGGCTGGTAA
- the hypF gene encoding carbamoyltransferase HypF has translation MDSIESHTRSHGIRATVSGIVQGVGFRPYVYRLALDCGLTGSVRNTGQGVLLELFGERASEFLNRLPKEAPPLVLITDIAVEECNADTPTDFRILQSDGGVAKTALIPADVALCDDCRRELLDPHDRRYRYPFINCTNCGPRYTITAAIPYDRPQTSMRVFPMCTLCLEEYENPTDRRFHAQPNACPECGPWLQYRTAEDASGMHIGDAAFTAAVRLLRAGGILAVRGLGGYHLAVDAANDTAIMELRKRKRRFEKPLAVMFRDLDEAARHCIISPVEARALKASQHPIVILSRRQGHGIAPAVSLDNPTIGVMLPYTPLHVLLTEELPALVMSSANISEEPICIAVAEAEARLANIADGFLHHNRDILQRCDDSVLRVINSETQLVRRARGYVPRPVLLRDAGPAVLAVGAELKNTLCLASSRAAIVSQHIGDLENLEAIHFFEEALVHLLRVFDIAPAAIAHDLHPHYLGSQWARQPFTPQLREQFAGLPRIAVQHHHAHFASCLAENGHSGRAIGVILDGTGYGTDGESWGGEFLLGDVREFQRKAHFHPLPMPGGDTAVREPWRMAWSAMIEAGLHPERDFAAFSQRRSESERQAVHYALATQTNTPTTTGCGRLFDAVASLIGIADTVTFEAQAAIALEHAAGRSSREAYGFDVVESETSGMPNQLSFLPAIREIVQDVHNGESIAVMSRRFHNTVIHGCATMVRMLAEVNNCSTVVLSGGVFQNGLLLEGLVEILRNASLTVLTHHQVPANDGGISLGQAVITRTLLQG, from the coding sequence ATGGATTCGATTGAATCACATACACGCAGCCATGGTATACGCGCAACCGTCTCCGGGATTGTGCAGGGCGTGGGTTTTCGTCCCTATGTCTACCGCCTCGCGTTGGATTGCGGATTGACGGGGAGCGTACGCAATACAGGACAAGGCGTACTTCTCGAGCTTTTCGGCGAGCGAGCGAGCGAATTCCTGAACCGTCTGCCGAAGGAAGCACCACCGCTCGTACTGATCACCGACATTGCTGTGGAGGAGTGCAACGCCGATACACCGACGGATTTCCGCATTCTGCAAAGTGACGGCGGTGTCGCCAAAACCGCGCTGATTCCGGCTGATGTTGCGCTCTGTGATGATTGCCGTCGTGAGTTACTTGACCCGCATGACCGCCGCTATCGCTACCCCTTCATCAATTGCACGAATTGCGGACCCCGCTACACCATCACCGCTGCCATACCCTACGACCGGCCGCAGACGTCCATGCGGGTGTTTCCCATGTGTACACTCTGCCTCGAAGAATACGAGAATCCGACGGACCGACGTTTCCATGCGCAGCCGAACGCCTGTCCCGAATGTGGGCCCTGGCTGCAGTATCGGACAGCGGAGGACGCGAGCGGGATGCATATCGGAGACGCGGCCTTCACAGCCGCTGTGCGCCTCCTCCGCGCCGGTGGCATACTCGCCGTGCGCGGACTCGGCGGCTATCATCTCGCGGTCGATGCGGCAAACGACACCGCAATCATGGAATTGCGCAAGCGTAAGCGCCGCTTCGAGAAACCGCTGGCGGTCATGTTTCGCGATCTCGATGAAGCAGCACGGCACTGCATCATTTCTCCTGTCGAAGCCCGGGCCCTGAAAGCGTCTCAACATCCCATCGTCATCCTGTCGCGCCGCCAGGGACACGGTATCGCTCCCGCGGTATCGTTGGACAATCCTACGATCGGGGTCATGCTCCCCTACACCCCGCTGCACGTCCTTCTCACGGAAGAGCTGCCCGCGCTCGTAATGTCCAGCGCCAATATCAGCGAGGAACCAATCTGCATCGCCGTTGCCGAAGCGGAGGCGCGCCTGGCAAATATCGCGGACGGCTTCCTGCATCACAATCGTGACATTCTGCAGCGATGCGATGATTCCGTTCTTCGCGTGATCAACAGCGAGACGCAGCTTGTCCGCAGAGCCCGAGGCTATGTACCGAGGCCCGTGCTGCTCCGGGACGCAGGCCCCGCAGTACTGGCCGTCGGTGCCGAATTGAAAAACACGCTCTGTCTCGCATCCTCCCGCGCGGCCATTGTAAGCCAGCATATCGGCGATCTTGAAAACCTGGAAGCGATCCATTTTTTCGAGGAGGCATTGGTCCATCTGCTTCGCGTCTTTGACATAGCTCCCGCAGCGATAGCGCATGACCTGCATCCGCATTATCTGGGCTCACAATGGGCTCGGCAGCCATTCACGCCGCAACTACGGGAACAATTCGCCGGATTACCCCGAATCGCTGTACAGCATCATCATGCGCATTTTGCTTCCTGCCTTGCGGAGAACGGTCACTCCGGACGGGCAATTGGCGTGATTCTCGATGGCACGGGCTACGGTACGGATGGCGAAAGCTGGGGAGGAGAGTTCCTGCTCGGTGATGTCCGGGAATTTCAGCGAAAGGCGCATTTTCATCCTCTGCCTATGCCGGGCGGGGATACGGCGGTGCGTGAGCCATGGCGCATGGCCTGGTCCGCGATGATAGAGGCAGGACTGCACCCGGAGAGAGATTTCGCGGCATTCAGTCAACGGCGAAGCGAATCGGAGCGCCAGGCGGTTCATTACGCTCTGGCAACCCAGACAAACACTCCGACCACTACCGGTTGCGGACGCCTGTTCGATGCCGTGGCATCGCTTATCGGCATTGCGGATACGGTGACCTTCGAAGCGCAAGCGGCAATCGCTCTTGAGCACGCCGCCGGCCGTTCATCGCGCGAAGCATACGGTTTCGATGTCGTTGAGAGCGAAACGTCGGGTATGCCGAATCAGCTTTCTTTTCTCCCCGCCATTCGGGAAATTGTTCAGGATGTGCACAACGGCGAATCCATTGCCGTGATGTCACGTCGTTTTCACAATACGGTGATACACGGTTGCGCCACGATGGTCCGCATGCTCGCCGAGGTGAACAACTGTTCCACCGTTGTACTTTCCGGCGGTGTTTTTCAAAACGGCCTCCTTCTCGAGGGGTTGGTCGAGATCCTTCGCAATGCGTCTCTCACTGTACTGACGCACCATCAGGTGCCCGCCAACGATGGCGGAATCTCGCTCGGACAAGCCGTGATTACCAGAACTCTTTTGCAAGGTTGA
- a CDS encoding HypC/HybG/HupF family hydrogenase formation chaperone produces the protein MCLAVPARICELRPDNMAVVDIQGTQREISLMVLDGEAAVGDYVLIHVGYAIERIDEEEALRTLELFADLSLTDEAFGSASPPLTEDDV, from the coding sequence ATGTGTTTAGCTGTTCCCGCCCGCATTTGCGAACTCCGTCCGGACAACATGGCCGTTGTCGATATTCAGGGCACACAACGCGAAATCAGTTTGATGGTGCTTGACGGCGAAGCGGCAGTGGGTGACTATGTACTCATTCACGTGGGTTATGCGATCGAGCGCATCGACGAGGAGGAAGCATTGCGTACACTCGAGCTCTTCGCGGACTTGTCGCTGACGGACGAGGCCTTTGGGTCCGCCTCCCCTCCGCTCACGGAGGATGACGTATGA
- a CDS encoding YncE family protein, translating into MINRLLSVFLLGILFAACSDDNGANPTPVVPTVPRGVYIVNEGNFMRGNASLSFFVPDSAVMFNNVFQSVNGRPLGDVGNSITMHKGRAYIVVNNSHRIEVIDPSTHKSIKSIICPPGSSPRAIAFDESGTGYITNLYANSVSVYDDESNTITKNIPVGPNPDGIAVALGNVYVANSGFGVANTVSIISVARKEVIATVHVGDYPTAVMNMPGGSVGVLCAGAYNDFNDPNDDTPASLILIDPVTRAKVDSLPLPGHPMRLIMDDQGYAYILEAGVTRIHMPTKTFEPGFISGWFYSAIADTVHNRLYFTNAADYVQAGSLEIYDYMGTKRASHPTGIIPGAMAFTK; encoded by the coding sequence ATGATCAACCGACTGCTTTCCGTCTTTCTTCTCGGAATCCTCTTCGCGGCCTGTTCGGACGACAACGGCGCCAATCCCACACCCGTAGTGCCCACGGTACCCCGAGGAGTGTACATTGTTAATGAAGGGAATTTCATGCGTGGCAATGCTTCCCTGAGTTTCTTCGTTCCCGACTCGGCTGTCATGTTCAATAATGTCTTTCAGTCCGTCAATGGCCGTCCGCTTGGAGATGTCGGGAACAGCATCACCATGCACAAAGGGCGCGCATACATCGTCGTCAACAATTCGCACCGGATCGAAGTGATCGATCCTTCGACACATAAAAGTATCAAAAGCATCATCTGTCCTCCCGGTTCCAGCCCGAGAGCCATTGCCTTTGACGAAAGCGGTACGGGATACATCACCAACCTCTATGCGAACAGCGTTTCCGTGTATGACGATGAGAGCAACACCATCACAAAAAATATACCCGTTGGTCCGAATCCTGACGGCATCGCGGTGGCACTGGGCAATGTGTACGTAGCGAATTCCGGCTTCGGCGTGGCCAACACCGTGAGCATCATCAGCGTCGCCCGCAAGGAAGTGATTGCCACCGTGCACGTGGGAGACTATCCCACCGCCGTGATGAACATGCCGGGGGGCAGCGTCGGTGTGCTGTGTGCCGGTGCGTACAACGACTTCAACGATCCGAACGACGACACGCCCGCTTCGCTGATATTGATCGATCCCGTCACACGCGCTAAAGTGGATTCATTACCGCTTCCCGGTCACCCGATGCGCCTCATTATGGATGACCAGGGCTATGCCTACATACTGGAAGCAGGCGTCACGCGTATACATATGCCCACGAAGACCTTTGAACCCGGTTTCATTTCCGGATGGTTTTATTCGGCGATAGCGGATACGGTACACAACCGCCTGTATTTCACGAATGCCGCCGATTACGTTCAAGCGGGCTCTCTCGAGATCTATGACTACATGGGAACGAAGCGGGCTTCCCATCCGACTGGCATCATACCCGGCGCGATGGCGTTCACGAAATGA